A region from the Streptosporangium sp. NBC_01756 genome encodes:
- a CDS encoding DUF899 domain-containing protein: MAVPQVVSRDEWLAARLDLLAQEKEATRMQDAVAARRRELPMVRIDKEYTFEGPAGRVRLVDLFEGRRQLIVYHFMFDPSWEDGCTSCSFAVDNVGRLGHLHASDTAFVLVSRAPLTKLEKFQARLGWTIPWYSSAGTDFNYDFHVTNDESVAPVEYNYKDKATLEREGIAFLGEGDAHGLSVFFREDDAVFHTYSTYGRGPEALLSTYHYLDLTPLGRQRYVNEFPHYDGYGEEAGHSHHDPECH; this comes from the coding sequence CAGGAGAAGGAAGCCACGCGAATGCAGGACGCGGTCGCCGCCCGCCGCCGCGAACTGCCGATGGTCCGGATCGACAAGGAATACACGTTCGAAGGCCCGGCGGGCCGGGTGCGTCTGGTCGATCTGTTCGAAGGCCGCCGCCAGCTCATCGTCTACCACTTCATGTTCGACCCGAGCTGGGAGGACGGCTGCACGAGCTGCTCGTTCGCGGTCGACAACGTGGGTCGTCTGGGTCACCTGCACGCCAGCGACACCGCGTTCGTGCTCGTCTCCCGCGCGCCGTTGACGAAACTCGAGAAGTTCCAGGCGCGGCTGGGGTGGACGATCCCGTGGTACTCCTCGGCCGGGACCGACTTCAACTACGACTTCCACGTCACCAATGACGAATCCGTCGCACCCGTCGAGTACAACTACAAGGACAAGGCGACACTGGAACGCGAGGGCATCGCATTCCTGGGGGAAGGCGACGCGCACGGCCTGAGCGTCTTCTTCCGGGAGGATGACGCCGTCTTTCACACCTATTCGACGTACGGGCGCGGCCCCGAGGCCTTGTTGAGCACATACCACTATCTGGACCTGACACCGCTTGGCCGGCAGCGCTATGTCAACGAGTTCCCCCACTACGACGGGTACGGCGAGGAAGCGGGCCATTCGCACCACGACCCCGAGTGCCACTGA
- a CDS encoding helix-turn-helix domain-containing protein: protein MDRARQLSEFLKTRRARLSPDAVGANGFGGQRRVPGLRREELALLAGVSVDYYTRLEQGRARNVSSEVLSAVADALGLDADERAYLNNLAKPAAARRRPARPQKVGLELRQALEALVTVPAYIIGRRLDVLAWNELARLLVADFPALPAAERNMARLVFLDETAKDLYPDWQTKARDTVSNLRFDAGRHPDDPELAALVGELSLRSADFRRLWADHAVHGKTRGRKRFAHPLLGELALDYVAMRAPDDPDLTMMIYSAPSGSEAAASLHLLASFTTTPAPAEPEPQEIT from the coding sequence ATGGATCGTGCACGGCAGCTCAGCGAGTTTCTCAAGACCCGGCGCGCCCGGCTCAGTCCCGACGCGGTGGGGGCGAACGGTTTCGGCGGGCAACGGCGGGTGCCCGGCCTGCGCCGGGAGGAGCTGGCCCTGCTGGCGGGCGTGAGCGTCGATTACTACACCCGGCTGGAACAGGGCCGGGCCCGCAACGTCTCCTCCGAGGTGCTGTCCGCCGTCGCCGACGCGCTCGGCCTGGACGCCGACGAACGCGCCTACCTGAACAACCTCGCCAAACCCGCCGCGGCCCGCAGGCGTCCGGCCCGGCCCCAGAAGGTGGGCCTGGAGCTGCGGCAGGCGCTGGAGGCGCTGGTCACCGTGCCCGCCTACATCATCGGCCGCCGGTTGGACGTCCTGGCCTGGAACGAGCTCGCCCGGCTGCTGGTCGCCGACTTCCCCGCCCTGCCGGCGGCCGAGCGGAACATGGCCCGCCTGGTCTTCCTCGACGAGACGGCCAAGGACCTCTACCCCGACTGGCAGACCAAGGCCCGCGACACGGTCTCCAATCTCCGTTTCGACGCCGGCCGCCACCCTGACGACCCCGAACTGGCCGCCCTGGTCGGCGAGCTGTCGCTGCGCAGCGCCGACTTCCGCCGGCTGTGGGCCGACCATGCCGTGCACGGCAAGACCCGCGGCCGCAAACGCTTCGCCCACCCCCTGCTCGGCGAGCTCGCCCTTGACTACGTGGCCATGCGCGCACCCGACGACCCCGACCTGACGATGATGATCTACAGCGCCCCATCGGGCTCCGAAGCCGCCGCCTCCCTGCACCTGCTGGCCAGCTTCACCACCACGCCTGCACCCGCCGAACCCGAACCTCAGGAGATCACCTGA
- a CDS encoding putative quinol monooxygenase, which produces MSNTLTIVAGFRAKPGQEERLRQELNAMIEPSLAEEGCRGYQPYSDPERPDRMIIVEEWADSAALEYHFSLPHFKRVAQALDEILAEPFTLRRLTDIPA; this is translated from the coding sequence ATGTCGAACACGCTCACCATCGTCGCCGGATTCCGCGCCAAGCCGGGCCAGGAGGAGCGGCTGCGCCAGGAGTTGAACGCGATGATCGAGCCCTCCCTGGCGGAGGAGGGCTGCCGGGGCTACCAGCCGTACTCCGACCCCGAGCGGCCCGACCGTATGATCATCGTGGAGGAGTGGGCCGACAGCGCCGCGTTGGAGTACCACTTCTCGCTGCCGCACTTCAAGCGCGTGGCCCAGGCGCTGGACGAGATCCTGGCAGAGCCGTTCACGCTGCGCCGTCTGACCGACATACCCGCCTGA
- a CDS encoding GNAT family N-acetyltransferase gives MQICVETERLVLRRITEDDADKLVELDSDPEVMRYLSGGEPTSREKIIGDVLPRILSYTGDQGFFAAIERSTGEFLGWFLLRAKHGEPEDEPELGYRLRKIAWGKGYATEGSVALIRKAFSELGVRRVYAETLAVNLGSRRVMEKAGLQYVRSFHVDRPEIPGSKQGAVGYELLRADWERRRLGRV, from the coding sequence GTGCAGATCTGTGTGGAAACCGAGCGGCTGGTACTGCGCCGCATCACCGAAGACGACGCCGACAAACTGGTGGAGCTTGACAGCGATCCCGAGGTCATGCGCTATCTGAGTGGTGGTGAGCCGACGTCACGAGAGAAGATCATCGGCGATGTCCTCCCCCGCATCTTGAGCTACACCGGCGACCAGGGTTTCTTCGCCGCGATCGAGAGGTCGACCGGGGAGTTCCTCGGATGGTTTCTCCTGCGGGCCAAGCACGGTGAGCCCGAGGACGAGCCTGAGCTGGGCTACCGGTTGCGCAAGATCGCTTGGGGGAAGGGTTACGCCACCGAGGGGTCGGTGGCGCTGATCCGGAAAGCCTTCAGCGAGCTGGGAGTCCGCCGCGTCTACGCGGAGACTTTGGCGGTCAACCTCGGGTCCCGGCGGGTGATGGAGAAGGCCGGCCTGCAGTACGTGCGCTCGTTTCACGTCGACAGGCCGGAGATCCCCGGATCCAAACAGGGGGCGGTGGGATACGAGCTACTGAGAGCCGACTGGGAACGCCGTCGGCTCGGGCGGGTATGA
- a CDS encoding MFS transporter translates to MTDASAATRARWLAVSSVAVGTFTIVTSEMLPVGLLTSIAATLGVSDGTAGLMMSAPGLVAAVSAPVLAITTRRLDRRITLLGLMALLAVANLAGAFAPNYPVMLAARVLTGVSIGGFWAFAAGLGPRLVPERSVGRATSIILAGVSVASVLGVPAATFISSFAGWRTAFVAMGVLALALLALLAATLPSLPGEPRAHASEPLPREAPAHVSEGRLAWLSGPLKIVLVLTVLIVSGQFAAYTYVRPFLEQVSHAGPALVSTALLLYGAAGVAGNFAAGAWAARNPKPVLVTLAVLMALSMAALPLIGLPLIVLMVWGLGYGGVGVTLQLWIMRSGGGEMGTALFVGAFNVSIALGSFAGGRVVDSVSISAVMWVGTALAVVSAATAGISGRSRTTGSSKDRV, encoded by the coding sequence ATGACTGATGCTTCCGCCGCCACCCGGGCGCGCTGGCTCGCCGTGTCCTCGGTCGCGGTGGGCACCTTCACCATCGTGACCAGCGAGATGCTGCCCGTCGGCCTGCTGACCTCGATCGCCGCCACCCTCGGCGTCTCCGACGGGACGGCCGGGCTGATGATGTCGGCGCCCGGACTGGTCGCCGCCGTCTCCGCACCCGTGCTGGCGATCACCACCCGGCGGCTTGACCGGCGCATCACGCTGCTGGGGCTGATGGCGCTGCTGGCGGTGGCCAACCTGGCGGGCGCGTTCGCGCCGAACTACCCCGTCATGCTGGCCGCCCGGGTGCTGACCGGGGTGAGCATCGGCGGGTTCTGGGCCTTCGCGGCCGGACTCGGCCCGCGGCTGGTGCCCGAAAGGTCCGTCGGGCGGGCCACGTCGATCATCTTGGCCGGGGTGTCGGTGGCGTCGGTACTGGGGGTGCCCGCGGCGACGTTCATCTCGTCGTTCGCGGGGTGGCGGACCGCGTTCGTCGCCATGGGAGTGCTGGCCCTGGCCCTACTCGCGCTGCTGGCCGCCACCCTGCCGTCCCTACCCGGTGAACCCCGAGCCCACGCGTCCGAGCCGTTGCCCCGTGAGGCCCCGGCCCACGTGTCGGAGGGGCGACTCGCGTGGCTCTCCGGCCCGCTCAAGATCGTTCTCGTCCTGACCGTCTTGATCGTGTCCGGCCAGTTCGCGGCCTACACCTACGTCCGGCCGTTCCTGGAGCAGGTCTCGCACGCCGGTCCCGCCCTCGTCAGCACCGCCCTCCTGCTGTACGGCGCCGCGGGTGTGGCCGGCAATTTCGCGGCAGGCGCATGGGCGGCCAGGAACCCCAAGCCGGTCCTGGTCACGCTGGCCGTGCTGATGGCACTCTCCATGGCGGCGCTGCCCCTGATCGGCCTGCCCCTGATCGTGCTCATGGTGTGGGGCTTGGGCTACGGCGGCGTGGGGGTGACCCTGCAGCTCTGGATCATGCGGTCGGGCGGCGGCGAAATGGGTACGGCGCTCTTCGTCGGTGCCTTCAACGTCTCCATCGCGCTCGGCTCGTTCGCCGGCGGCCGGGTCGTGGACAGCGTGTCGATCTCCGCGGTGATGTGGGTGGGCACGGCGCTCGCCGTGGTCAGCGCGGCCACCGCCGGCATCTCGGGCAGGAGCAGGACGACCGGTTCATCGAAGGATCGCGTCTGA
- a CDS encoding LysR family transcriptional regulator, with protein sequence MEFRELECFIVLSEELHFARTAERLYLSPGRVSQLMRSLETRVGGRLFHRTSRRVRLTPLGERFLADLRPSYDGLANAVGRAKAAAREVTGVIRLGFLATPTDVVTGSVRAFERRYPGCKTELVEIPLSDPFGKLRAEQVDIAFTLLPVDEPDLATGEGLNRVSYQLGVSPRHPWATRTSIGAEELAGISLIGLDGPAPRTWRERVAPSATPSGRPIPLAGTVATSQEGLTQVALNRGGMLFCTPTAAHHRRPDITFVPITGLPPSILGLAWVKAAETAAIRAFNEAAVGHALGAAVLVA encoded by the coding sequence ATGGAGTTCAGGGAACTGGAGTGCTTCATCGTGCTCAGCGAGGAGCTGCACTTCGCACGTACGGCCGAGCGCCTCTACCTGTCACCCGGCAGGGTGAGTCAGCTCATGCGCTCGCTGGAGACCAGGGTCGGTGGCCGGCTCTTCCACCGGACCAGCAGGCGCGTGCGCCTAACGCCCCTGGGCGAACGTTTCCTGGCCGACCTGCGCCCCTCCTACGACGGCCTCGCGAACGCGGTCGGCCGGGCCAAGGCGGCCGCCCGCGAGGTGACAGGCGTGATCAGGCTCGGCTTCCTGGCCACACCCACGGATGTCGTCACCGGCAGTGTGCGTGCCTTCGAGCGCCGGTACCCGGGGTGCAAGACGGAGCTGGTGGAGATCCCGCTCTCCGACCCCTTCGGCAAGTTGCGGGCCGAGCAGGTGGACATCGCGTTCACGCTGCTCCCGGTGGACGAGCCCGATCTGGCGACGGGTGAAGGGCTGAACCGGGTCTCGTACCAGCTCGGTGTCTCCCCACGCCACCCGTGGGCCACCCGTACGAGCATCGGCGCGGAGGAGCTGGCCGGCATATCCCTGATCGGCCTGGACGGCCCGGCTCCGCGCACGTGGCGCGAGCGGGTGGCACCGTCCGCAACCCCTTCCGGCCGTCCCATTCCCCTGGCCGGTACGGTGGCCACCAGCCAGGAGGGACTGACCCAGGTGGCGCTCAACCGGGGTGGCATGTTGTTCTGCACCCCCACGGCGGCTCACCACAGGCGGCCGGATATCACCTTCGTCCCCATCACCGGCTTGCCTCCCTCGATCCTCGGCCTGGCTTGGGTGAAGGCGGCGGAGACGGCGGCCATCCGGGCGTTCAACGAGGCGGCCGTCGGGCACGCGCTCGGGGCGGCGGTCCTGGTGGCGTAA
- a CDS encoding DUF6188 family protein: MDAPTGPAELEDRWLLPYREMQVIHVRVSYQLTLLLDSGAHVDIGAEAMLSRGPLSAPGATMDRLVPARQEVAPALALFGATVLSSVAFKSGALRLVFDTGAHLNVKPDHRYEAWSAHGPGALLLVCRPGGDLAVRR, encoded by the coding sequence GTGGACGCACCGACAGGGCCGGCCGAGTTGGAGGATCGCTGGCTTCTGCCCTACCGGGAGATGCAGGTGATTCACGTCCGGGTGAGTTATCAACTGACGCTGCTTCTGGACAGCGGCGCTCACGTGGACATAGGGGCGGAGGCGATGCTCAGCCGCGGTCCACTGAGCGCTCCAGGCGCGACGATGGACCGACTCGTCCCCGCGCGTCAGGAAGTAGCACCGGCTCTGGCTCTCTTCGGTGCAACGGTTCTCTCATCGGTCGCCTTCAAATCTGGCGCGCTGCGGTTGGTCTTCGACACCGGCGCACATCTGAACGTGAAACCTGACCATCGGTACGAGGCGTGGAGCGCACATGGTCCGGGTGCCCTGCTCCTCGTTTGCCGACCGGGCGGTGATCTCGCGGTTCGGCGATGA
- a CDS encoding alpha/beta fold hydrolase: MDILLIAGLWLDGSAWDDVVPALEALGHRPVPIALPGQGDGSASATLDDQAAAVLAAVDSASGKPMLVGHSAACTLAWLAADARPERVAKVAFIGGFPAADGQPYADFFELKDGVMPFPGWGPFEGPDSADLGAEARRDFASAAIPVPAGVTKGVVRLTDERRFDVPVLVVCPEFTPAQAQEWIAAGDVPELARAKHLDLVDIDSGHWPMITEPVELARLLAAAAPEA; this comes from the coding sequence ATGGATATCCTGCTCATCGCCGGCCTGTGGCTCGACGGATCCGCGTGGGACGACGTCGTGCCCGCCCTTGAGGCGCTCGGCCACCGCCCCGTACCGATCGCCCTGCCCGGGCAGGGCGACGGATCCGCCTCGGCCACGCTCGACGACCAGGCGGCAGCGGTGCTCGCCGCCGTGGACTCAGCGTCAGGAAAGCCCATGCTGGTGGGGCATTCCGCCGCGTGCACCCTCGCCTGGCTGGCCGCCGACGCGCGCCCGGAGCGGGTCGCCAAGGTCGCGTTCATCGGCGGCTTCCCAGCCGCCGACGGGCAGCCCTACGCCGACTTCTTCGAGCTGAAGGACGGCGTCATGCCCTTCCCCGGCTGGGGTCCGTTCGAAGGGCCGGACTCCGCCGACCTCGGCGCGGAGGCCAGGCGGGACTTCGCGTCCGCGGCGATCCCCGTCCCCGCGGGGGTGACGAAGGGCGTGGTGCGCCTGACGGACGAGCGGCGGTTCGACGTCCCCGTCCTGGTCGTGTGCCCCGAGTTCACCCCTGCCCAGGCTCAGGAGTGGATAGCCGCCGGTGACGTGCCAGAGCTGGCCAGGGCCAAGCACCTTGATCTTGTGGACATCGACTCGGGCCACTGGCCCATGATCACCGAGCCGGTCGAGCTCGCCCGGCTCCTGGCCGCGGCGGCCCCCGAGGCCTGA
- a CDS encoding helix-turn-helix transcriptional regulator, with protein sequence MPTDLSPTARALRAMEILQTRPGVTAGELAACLGVTERAARRYVGILREAGIPVESARGPYGGYRLGRGTRLPPVAFTEPEALGLVMAVLDGRPAATDVGDLVGAALGKVIRALPESIGRQAATLREHASAAPDRFSARPDPATTSALVAAIADRRRVVVAYRSESGNEWEAEVDPWAVVVRHGRWYLLCYSHRADAIRTYRVDRIRQVQRSTHAFEPPDGLDPVAALEENLGTGWEFATRVVFDAPLAEVAPWIRPPMGRLEPSGDGCVLVGSTSNPTMYAQEWLPNVPFPFRVEGGPELRAAVTMLASRLAAALAGPPMDDATPDPGRKSIPDLVLHSWSG encoded by the coding sequence GTGCCGACCGATCTCAGTCCCACCGCACGAGCTCTGCGCGCCATGGAGATCCTCCAGACCCGCCCTGGCGTGACAGCCGGCGAGCTCGCCGCCTGTCTGGGCGTCACGGAGCGAGCCGCGCGCCGCTACGTCGGGATCCTCCGTGAGGCGGGCATCCCCGTCGAGTCGGCCCGCGGCCCCTATGGGGGGTACCGGCTCGGGCGCGGGACGCGACTGCCGCCGGTCGCCTTCACCGAGCCCGAGGCGCTTGGCCTGGTCATGGCGGTGCTCGACGGCCGGCCGGCGGCCACCGACGTCGGCGACCTCGTCGGCGCCGCCCTGGGTAAGGTCATCCGGGCTCTGCCCGAGAGCATCGGACGGCAAGCGGCGACGCTGCGCGAGCATGCGTCGGCGGCGCCCGACCGGTTCTCGGCCCGTCCGGATCCCGCCACCACCAGCGCGCTCGTGGCCGCCATCGCGGACCGGCGGCGCGTGGTGGTCGCCTACCGGAGCGAGTCCGGCAACGAGTGGGAGGCCGAGGTGGACCCCTGGGCGGTCGTCGTCCGCCACGGGCGCTGGTACCTGCTGTGCTACTCCCACCGCGCGGACGCCATCCGCACCTACCGGGTCGACCGCATCCGCCAGGTCCAGCGGAGCACGCACGCGTTCGAGCCGCCCGACGGCCTCGACCCGGTGGCGGCGCTGGAGGAGAACCTGGGCACCGGGTGGGAGTTCGCCACGCGCGTCGTGTTCGACGCTCCCCTCGCCGAGGTGGCGCCCTGGATCCGGCCGCCCATGGGGCGGCTCGAACCGTCGGGGGACGGGTGTGTGCTCGTCGGCAGCACGAGCAATCCGACGATGTACGCGCAGGAGTGGCTGCCGAATGTGCCGTTCCCCTTCCGCGTCGAGGGTGGGCCGGAACTGCGCGCCGCGGTCACGATGCTCGCTTCGCGTCTCGCCGCCGCCCTGGCGGGCCCGCCCATGGACGACGCCACACCGGATCCGGGTCGAAAATCTATCCCTGACCTGGTCCTTCACTCTTGGAGCGGGTGA
- a CDS encoding histidine phosphatase family protein, producing MATRYLYLARHGEASPNESDLTENGRRQAVLLGKRLQGIPISAIHHGPLPRATQTARLIGEYLDGVPLHVSEVAGDYVPYFPGKEELSPDFADFLLRFLDQFTPEERRKGPALAREALERFSGPVDGDETRHELVVTHNFLIGWLVRAAQDAPEWRWIGLNQCNAALTAIRYTPGRPASVLFYNDMGHLPLELRWTGFPPELRM from the coding sequence ATGGCTACCCGCTATCTATACCTCGCTCGCCACGGCGAGGCTTCGCCGAACGAGAGCGACCTGACGGAGAACGGCCGCCGTCAGGCCGTCCTACTCGGAAAGAGGTTGCAAGGCATTCCCATCTCAGCCATCCACCATGGCCCACTGCCTCGGGCAACGCAAACTGCACGTTTGATTGGTGAGTATTTGGACGGCGTTCCCTTGCACGTTTCGGAAGTGGCCGGCGACTACGTCCCGTACTTTCCCGGCAAAGAAGAGTTGTCGCCGGATTTTGCCGACTTTCTGCTTCGCTTCCTCGACCAATTCACGCCAGAGGAACGTCGAAAAGGTCCCGCGCTCGCTCGGGAAGCTTTAGAGCGGTTCTCCGGCCCGGTAGACGGTGACGAGACTCGCCATGAGTTGGTCGTCACGCACAATTTCCTGATCGGATGGCTTGTCCGGGCGGCGCAGGACGCCCCGGAATGGCGCTGGATTGGCCTCAATCAATGCAACGCGGCTTTGACCGCTATCCGATACACGCCTGGTCGCCCGGCGTCCGTGCTCTTCTACAACGACATGGGGCACTTGCCCCTCGAGCTGCGATGGACGGGCTTCCCGCCTGAACTGCGCATGTGA
- a CDS encoding helix-turn-helix domain-containing protein yields the protein MAGHSTWKTLKAKRLLEAEAEEHPEYTRAVRDMDLGDRLREVRVAKNLTQAEVARQAGISQPALSRIELGGGVPTLEMLDRIGRAMGVRFTISVGDDQAEQIDLLAG from the coding sequence ATGGCTGGACACAGTACATGGAAGACCCTGAAGGCCAAGCGGCTTCTGGAAGCCGAGGCCGAAGAGCACCCCGAGTACACGCGAGCCGTCCGGGACATGGATCTGGGAGACAGGCTTCGCGAGGTTCGTGTGGCGAAGAACCTGACTCAGGCTGAGGTCGCCAGGCAAGCCGGGATCTCCCAGCCGGCTCTGTCGCGTATCGAGCTGGGCGGTGGAGTGCCGACGCTGGAGATGCTTGACCGGATCGGCAGAGCGATGGGGGTTCGATTCACCATCTCCGTGGGAGACGACCAAGCTGAACAGATCGATCTCCTGGCCGGTTAG
- a CDS encoding type II toxin-antitoxin system RelE/ParE family toxin produces MFEIALEPEVEAWLTELPFGQFQRVMAKVDRYLMERGGLPDGDHIKSLRDGVSELRLPLGERSWRITFWRPGGRAIVLLTVFAKSRNGPQHDDVERAVKAKKTCQLEHDMTVTHVFDRRS; encoded by the coding sequence ATGTTCGAGATCGCGTTGGAGCCCGAGGTGGAGGCATGGTTGACGGAGTTGCCGTTCGGGCAGTTCCAGCGTGTGATGGCGAAGGTGGACCGGTATCTCATGGAGAGAGGCGGTCTGCCAGACGGTGATCACATCAAGAGTCTGCGTGATGGCGTTAGCGAGCTGAGGTTGCCCCTGGGAGAACGGTCCTGGCGAATCACGTTCTGGAGGCCTGGGGGAAGGGCGATCGTTCTGCTCACGGTGTTTGCCAAGTCCCGCAACGGGCCACAGCATGATGACGTGGAGCGTGCGGTCAAGGCGAAGAAGACTTGCCAACTCGAACATGACATGACCGTCACCCACGTGTTCGACAGGAGGTCGTGA
- a CDS encoding IS3 family transposase: protein MACRVLNISRSGYKDWVGRPQSPRDQRNTELLKLIRAIHETSRYSYGSPRVHAELTLGLDLEINRKRVERLMREAGIQGIYRRKGRRNLVNAATEEDLVRRAFTVEAPDRLWVSDITEHPTDEGKLYCAAVMDAYSRRIIGHSIDIRQTSALVVDAMVMAVARRNPPSRKTILHSDHGTQYTSFSYGKRLRDAELLGSMGTVGDCYDNAMMESFWGTMQLELLDVNKWSTRAELASAMFEWIECWYNPYRRHSSIGMNSPITFEELYKPSDATS, encoded by the coding sequence GTGGCCTGCCGGGTGTTGAACATTTCCAGATCGGGCTACAAAGACTGGGTCGGCCGGCCGCAGTCCCCACGCGACCAAAGAAATACCGAACTATTGAAGCTGATCCGTGCCATCCATGAGACGTCACGTTACAGCTACGGCTCGCCGCGGGTCCACGCGGAGCTGACGCTCGGCCTGGATCTGGAGATCAACCGCAAGCGCGTCGAGCGGCTCATGCGCGAGGCCGGCATCCAGGGCATCTACCGGCGCAAGGGCCGCCGCAACCTCGTCAACGCCGCCACCGAGGAGGATCTGGTCCGCCGGGCCTTCACGGTGGAAGCGCCGGACCGGCTGTGGGTCAGCGACATCACCGAGCACCCCACCGACGAAGGGAAGCTGTATTGCGCCGCTGTCATGGACGCCTATTCTCGTCGCATCATCGGCCATTCTATCGACATACGCCAGACCAGCGCTCTGGTCGTCGACGCGATGGTCATGGCCGTCGCCCGCCGTAACCCGCCCAGCAGGAAGACGATCCTGCATTCTGACCACGGAACACAGTACACATCGTTCTCGTACGGGAAACGGCTCCGCGATGCTGAACTCCTCGGCTCGATGGGAACCGTCGGCGATTGCTACGACAATGCCATGATGGAATCGTTCTGGGGGACGATGCAGCTCGAACTGCTCGACGTTAACAAATGGTCAACAAGAGCCGAGTTGGCCAGCGCGATGTTTGAATGGATCGAGTGCTGGTATAACCCGTATAGGCGTCATTCCAGCATCGGCATGAACAGCCCAATCACGTTCGAGGAGCTCTACAAGCCCTCAGACGCAACCTCGTGA
- a CDS encoding transposase, which produces MPAPHPIEFRQRAVELARKGDKPVSVLAENLGISDSCLRSWMRQADTDDNGGAKLTSAEKKELSDLRRRTRQLELENEILKRAAAYFARENVLPK; this is translated from the coding sequence GTGCCTGCACCTCACCCGATCGAGTTCCGTCAGCGTGCCGTCGAGCTTGCCCGTAAGGGCGATAAACCGGTCTCTGTCCTTGCTGAAAACCTGGGTATCAGCGATTCCTGTCTGCGGAGTTGGATGCGCCAGGCCGACACCGATGACAACGGCGGTGCGAAGCTGACCAGCGCGGAGAAGAAGGAACTCTCCGATCTACGGCGTCGAACCCGGCAGCTTGAGCTGGAAAATGAGATCCTCAAGCGGGCGGCTGCGTATTTCGCCCGGGAGAACGTGCTCCCAAAATAG
- a CDS encoding ISAs1 family transposase, translated as MERFALVCDPRSRRGRRHRLVSVLALVACATIAVGSDSLIAIEQWADNAPQQVLADLQVWRNPLTGVRQPPSERTLRRILAGLDAEEFDRQIGAFLGTEPTRRLPIAAGGRTEREARRAAQRPQQPVTGLLSGYAADGKVLKGARRADAGRVHLLGLAAHGDSTIRAQRQIPAKRGEIAALAPLLDQLHPADLAGAVITADALHTQRTSARLLVEVHHAHYVLIVKANQPGLHAAAIMALAGPDIAFAALTHMEIDRGHGRSEQRITRTAPADGIDFPHAAQVFRILRYRGGLDGQRRSKEAVYGITDLTAEQAGAAQIATYVRDHWKAIENGTHHVRDVTFGEDAHQARTGALPRILATFRNLAIGALRHAGHTNIAHARRHHVYDHQRPLDLFNIGPAGSA; from the coding sequence ATGGAGCGGTTCGCGCTGGTTTGTGATCCGCGTTCGCGACGGGGACGGCGGCATCGGCTGGTCTCGGTACTGGCGTTGGTAGCGTGCGCGACGATAGCCGTGGGCAGCGACTCACTGATCGCTATCGAACAGTGGGCCGACAACGCGCCGCAGCAGGTGCTGGCCGACTTGCAGGTGTGGCGCAACCCGCTCACCGGCGTGCGCCAACCGCCCAGCGAACGCACCCTGCGGCGGATCCTGGCCGGCCTGGACGCAGAGGAGTTCGACCGGCAGATCGGCGCGTTCCTAGGGACGGAACCCACCAGACGTCTGCCGATCGCGGCGGGCGGGCGCACCGAACGAGAGGCGCGTCGCGCCGCCCAACGTCCGCAGCAACCGGTCACAGGTCTGCTGAGCGGCTACGCCGCCGACGGCAAGGTCCTCAAGGGCGCCCGCCGCGCCGATGCCGGCCGAGTCCATCTGCTGGGCCTGGCCGCTCACGGTGACAGCACCATCCGCGCTCAACGCCAGATCCCCGCCAAGCGCGGCGAGATCGCCGCCCTGGCCCCGCTACTTGACCAACTCCACCCCGCCGACCTCGCTGGAGCCGTCATCACCGCCGATGCCCTGCACACCCAGCGCACCTCCGCCCGCCTGCTGGTGGAGGTGCACCACGCGCACTACGTCCTGATCGTCAAAGCCAACCAGCCCGGCCTGCACGCCGCCGCGATCATGGCACTCGCCGGCCCCGACATCGCCTTCGCCGCCCTCACCCACATGGAGATCGACCGCGGTCACGGCCGCAGCGAGCAACGCATCACCCGCACCGCCCCCGCCGACGGCATCGACTTCCCCCATGCCGCCCAGGTCTTCCGCATCCTGCGCTACCGCGGCGGCCTGGACGGCCAACGCCGCAGCAAAGAGGCCGTCTACGGCATCACCGACCTGACCGCTGAGCAGGCCGGGGCCGCGCAGATCGCCACCTACGTCCGCGACCACTGGAAAGCCATCGAGAACGGCACCCACCATGTCCGTGATGTCACCTTCGGCGAAGACGCCCATCAAGCCCGGACAGGCGCTCTCCCGCGCATCCTGGCCACTTTCCGCAACCTGGCCATCGGCGCGCTACGCCACGCCGGTCACACCAATATCGCCCACGCCCGACGCCACCACGTCTACGACCACCAACGCCCCCTCGACCTCTTCAACATCGGACCAGCAGGATCAGCCTGA